The Amaranthus tricolor cultivar Red isolate AtriRed21 chromosome 6, ASM2621246v1, whole genome shotgun sequence genome has a segment encoding these proteins:
- the LOC130816045 gene encoding growth-regulating factor 5-like, whose product MSTTSATTIGGRTKFPFTSTQWQELEDQALIYKYMAAGVPIPPDLLFTIKRSLDSSLSSKLFPYQPSPLGWNPYQMGYGKKIDPEPGRCRRTDGKKWRCSKEAYPDSKYCERHMHRGKNRSRKPVESPLPTTTTSNASNNNNNINNNNSTTNSLSVAASLTNLTKNPSTSLFSLPSSDSSCNSHLLYPHSSSYNHKDYRERYFQGLKEEVGEHAFFTESSGSNIRGYNGSSMDENWQIGGNLDHHHHNSKQSGGYPNYLQQLQSNNGASTKQDKQCYIWGRDFNCDLSMKVEDERENSFNEKTTHHFFDEWPIKGNGRGGRESSWHDSSSTTQLSISIPSSTSHHDFFLTNSRDP is encoded by the exons ATGAGTACTACAAGTGCAACAACAATAGGAGGAAGAACCAAATTCCCATTCACATCAACACAATGGCAAGAACTTGAAGATCAAGCTCTTATTTACAAATACATGGCTGCTGGTGTTCCTATTCCTCCTGATCTTCTCTTCACCATTAAACGTAGTCTTGACTCTTCTCTTTCCTCCAAGCTCTTCCCTTACCAACCTTCTCCTT TGGGATGGAACCCATATCAAATGGGTTATGGGAAAAAAATAGACCCAGAACCAGGAAGATGCAGAAGAACAGATGGGAAAAAATGGAGGTGTTCAAAAGAAGCATACCCTGATTCAAAGTACTGTGAGAGGCACATGCATAGAGGCAAGAACCGTTCAAGAAAGCCTGTGGAATCACCTTTGCCTACTACTACTACATCTAATGCTtctaacaacaataataatattaataataataattctaccACTAATTCACTTTCAGTTGCAGCATCTTTGACTAATCTCACTAAAAATCCTTCTACTTCTCTTTTTTCTCTCCCTTCTTCTGATTCCTCCTGTAATTCCCATCTCCTTTACCCCCATTCTTCCTCCTACAATCACAAAGATTACAG GGAAAGATATTTTCAAGGATTAAAAGAGGAAGTAGGGGAGCATGCATTTTTCACAGAGAGTTCAGGATCAAACATAAGAGGGTACAATGGATCTTCCATGGATGAAAATTGGCAAATTGGAGGTAACttagatcatcatcatcataactcAAAACAAAGTGGTGGGTAtccaaattacttgcaacaACTTCAGAGTAATAATGGTGCATCAACAAAGCAAGATAAGCAATGTTATATTTGGGGAAGAGATTTCAATTGTGATTTGTCAATGAAGGTTGAAGATGAAAGGGAAAATAGCTTTAATGAAAAGACAACTCACCATTTCTTTGATGAATGGCCTATTAAGGGTAATGGAAGAGGTGGGAGAGAGTCTTCTTGGCATGATTCTTCTTCAACTACTCAACTCTCCATCTCTATTCCTAGTTCTACTTCACATCATGATTTCTTCCTTACCAATTCTAGGGACCCCTAA